TGGAGGACCTGGTCGACGTGAACCTGCTGGGCCAGCACGCGCAGGACCACTACGCCTGCCACGACCTGGTCCGCAGTTACGCCCGCCACCTGGTCGAGTCGGTGGACTCGGCGGAGGACCAGCAGGCCGTCGAACGGCTGCTTGACCACTACTACCTCGCCCTGACCGCCGCCTCCGACCAGCTCTACCCGGGCAAGCAGACGCCCCGCCCGCCAGGGGCCGCACCGGCCGGAGAGCGCCCCGAGTTCGCCGACCCCGACACGGCCCTGGCCTGGCTGCACCGGGAGCAGGGCAATCTGGTCGCCGCCGTGCGGCTCGCCCGCGAACGCGGACTGCACTGGCACGCGGTGATGCTGCCGCGCTACCTCAGCGAGTATCTGGCGCTCTACGGCTACCTGGCGGAGAACCTTGAGGTGGAGCAGGCCGCCGTCGCCGCGGCCGAGGACGCCGACGACCCCGTCCTGCTGGAGATCGCCACCACGAACCTCGCCGTGGCGCTGTGGAACCTGAGCCGGTACCAGGAGGGTACGCAGCAGGCCCAACGCTCCCTGCGGCTGGCGGTCCAGCTCGGCGATCCGGGGATCGAGGCGTCCTGCCTGAGCCGGATCGGGCTGTTCCACAGCCAACTCGGCGAGTTCGCCGAGAGCCTGCGGCACCTGGAACGGGCCCAGGAGCTCCAGCGCCGCCACGGGGGCCCGCGCGAGCAGGCGGCGATCGCCGTCTCCATCAGCTCCGCCTGCGGCTTCCTCGGCGACTACGACCGCTCCGCCGCGTCCGCCCGTGAGGCGATCCGCCTGTACCAGGGGCTCGGTGAGGTCCAGGGCGAGACCCTGGCCCTGGTGAACCTCGCCAACGCGGACGTCGGGCAGGGCGATCCGCGGTCGGCCCTGGGACACCTGGAGCGTGCCTGGAGCCTCAGCCAGCAGCGGCGGACCCGCGCCTACACCGCGATGGTGGCGGCCAGGCTCACCCAGGTGCACCTGCTGCTGGGCGACCGGACGCAGGCCAGGCGCTGCGCGGGCGCCATCCGGCAGATGATGCCGTCCGGACTGAAGCCGTCACGGACCATCACCATGAACAACGTGCTCGGCTCGGTCCACTACGCCTGCGCCGAGTACGCGGACGCGCGCCGCTGCCTGGAAGGGGCGCTGGACCAGTCGGAGCGCCTGGACTTCCGCCTCGGCGAGGCCGAGGCCCGGCAGTTGCTCGCGCTGGTCGCGACGGCCGAGGGCGACCCGGAGGAGGCCCGCACGCACAGCGTGCGGGCCAGGGAGCTCTTCGAGGGGATGCGGATCCCGGTCGGGCACATCCGCACCCGCTGAGCCGCGGGCGCGGGGGCGCGGAGGCGCGGGGCCGGACACGCGGGACGCCCGGCTTCCGGGGAAGTCGGGCGTCGGGGACGCGCGCCGCGGGCGTGCTGCGGGGGTGTTGCCGGGGTGTCGCGGGGCTTTCTCAGCCGCCGGACACCTGGGACGTCCCCGGGTTCGCCCCCATCGGGCTGAGGTGGTCGTCGGCAGACGCCGAGCCCGCGCCGGCGAGCATTCCCAACAGCACAGCGCCGAACAGAGCCCCGAGTCGAACGGCCATGGTCTGCTTCCTCATTGCCTGAACCTCCTTGGTATCGAACGTTCCTGGCGGACGCCAACCATCGTGCGTTCCTCCGTTCCCCGAGCCGTTCCTTCCTGGTACGCCCTATGGGGATCGAGTTACGACCGAAACGGTATCGAGCGCGAGCAGACTCATGGCATGCACTCACTCAATCGGCCGGAACCGGACACCGCGAGCGAGGGACGACCGGCCGGCGGGCTGGACCTCCGCGGTCTCCACCTGCCGCAGCGGGAGGGCCGACCGCCGCTCGTGTCGACCCGAGGGCGTGTCGAACAGATCACCCAGTCCGCCCCGGCCGACCTGCAGCGGGTACTGCTGCAGATGGCCGCCGCCCTGCCGGGGGTGCGCATCGGCCCCTCGCTCGTCTGCCTGCCCGGCACCCGGGCCTGCCACCTCTCCCACAGTCTCGCCGCCGGCCCGGCCCAGGCGTTCTTCGCCGGGACCGAGTTCGGTCATCTGCACCCGGTCTACGACGGAAGTCTCCATCTCATGCTGCCCGCGCCGGTGGCCGAGCAGGTGATCGCCACCGGCTGGGGCGCCGCCTCCGAGCCGGAAGGCTCCGTGCTGGTCTTCGCACCGCGCGACGAGGCCGAGGTGGAGATCGTCTGGCAGCTGCTCCTCACCGCCTACCGCCACGCCGCTTCGGCGCAGACGCGCCGCCCGGGGCACGACGGTCCCGACAGGCCCTGACCGAACGACTGGGAGAGTCCGATGACGCAAACGCAGATCAGCAGACCGGCCCCGGCCCTCACCTACCACCTGGCCCACCGGCCGGACACGCTCGAAGGGCTGATGAACGGCACCACGGCCGCGCTGCCCCAGGAGTTCGGGCTGTCCCTGTCGCTCCCCGAGGACCACCCGCTCTACACCGACGGCGACAGCCGCCACCACGACCTGCACGTGCCCGTCGAGGTGCTGCGACGCAGCGCGCTCTTCGTGGCGCACCGCTACTTCAGGGTTCCCGCCGAGCGGCCGGTGGTCTTCGCCGCCACCGAGATCGAGGCCGCGCCCGTCGACGCCTGGCGGCGCGGCGCCGGCGCCGGTCCGGCCCATCTGGAACTCGACCTGGTCCTCGAACCGGCGGACGTCGTGGGCGGCGTGCCCCGCGGCCTGGAGTGCCGGGCCGCGCTGCGGATCGACGGGGCCGACTCCGGCAGCGCCGCCGCCCGACTCGTCTTCCTGATGCCGAAGGTCTACCAGAACCACCGTCGGCGGGGCCGGGCGCTGAGCTCCGCCGACGGCGAGACGTCAGGCTCGGCCTCGTCGGCGGCCTTCCTCACCGGCGTCCCCGCTCCCGTCGAGGCGGGCAGGGTGGGCCGGGCCGACCCCGCCAACGTCGTCGTCGGCGACTGCGAGGAGGGGCCCAACGACACCCTGGTGCTGCAGGTGGCGGCCGAGCCGGGGCATCCCGTCTACGCCGAGGGCGCGCCCGACCACGTGCCCTCGGTGGTGCTGCTGGAGGCGAGCCGGCAGACGTCCTTGCTGCACGCCGCGACCCTGGGGGGCTTCTCTCCCGCCGACTCGGTGCTGACCAGGTGGTCCGCCTCCTTCCAGGGCTTCGCCGAACCGGACCTGCCGCTGACCTGCACGTCGACCGGCGGCTGCGCGACCAGGGACGCCCAGGGGCGGCCGGTGCGTGAGTTCGTGCTGCACTTCGCCCAGGGTGCCCGGCGGATCGGCGTGATCAGGACGTCGGTGCTGCAGCTCTGCTGACCACCGCGACAGGACGGACGCGACGGGCTCGACAGGTACGACGGGTACGACGGGTACGACGGGTACGACGGGTACGACGGAGCACAACAGGGGGACGGGGGACCGGATGCGATACCGGGTGCTGGGACCGGTGACCATGAGACCGCGCACGCCCACCGCGGCCAAGGTGCGGGTGCTGCTGGCCACCTTCCTGGTCAGGAAGGGCGAGGTGGTCTCCACCGAGGCCCTCATCGACGAGCTGTGGGGCGACGAACCGCCGCGCACCGTCACCACCACGCTTCAGGTGTACATCTCCCAACTGCGCACCCTGCTGTCCGGCGGAGCCGACGGCATGGCGCCCAGGGACGGGGTGCTGCAGACCCAACCGCCCGGCTACCGCCTGACGGTGGGTCCGGACGAGCTGGACCTGACCCGGTTCGAGGCTCTGGCGGCGAGCGGCCGCCGCGCGTACGAGCGCGGCGACCACGAGGAGGCGCGGTCCTGGCTGCGCGAGGCGCTGGGCCTGTGGACCGGCGCCGCCCTCTCGGGCGTCCCGCACGGCTCCCTGCTCTCCGCCGCCGCCGTCCATCTGGAGGAGTCGCGTCTGTCGGCGCTGGAGCTGCGGATCGCCGCCGAGCTGCGGATCGGCCTGCACCGCGAACTGACCGCCGAACTACTGGCCCTGGCCGCCGAGCACCCCTACCGGGAGACCCTGCACGGCCATGTGATGGTCGCCCTGTACCGCTCCGAGCGGCAGTCCGACGCGCTGCAGGCGTTCCGCGACCTCCGAAGCGCCCTGATCGACGAGCTCGGCGTCGAGCCGGGCCCCGGTCTGACCCGACTGCACGAGCGCATCCTGCGCTCCGACCCCGGGCTGGCCTGGCACGGCACGGACCGCGGCGCCGGCCGGGCCCCGGTCTTCTGGCTGCCGCCCGCCGCACCCGAACTGGTCGGCCGGGACCGCGTCCTGGCCACCGCCGACCGCCTGCTGACCGGCAAGGGCGACGTCGCGCCGACCCGCACGCTCGCCGTCTCCGGCCGGTCCGGCGTCGGCAAGACGGCCTTCGTGGTGGAGCTGGCCCGCCGCCACGGCGACCACTTCCCCGACGGACAGGTGCTGGTCAGGCTGCGCGACGCGGACAACCGCTCGCTCGATCCCGCGGCGGTCGCGCTGGCGGTGCTGCGAAGGGTCGAGTCGGCGCGCCTGCTCGCCGAGGCGGACGTCGACGTGGAGGCGGACGCGCAGCGGGAGTTGGGCCGGGCGCTGCGCGGACGACGGCTGCTGCTGATCCTCGACGACGTGGTCTCCGAGGAGCAGGTGCACCCGGTGGCGGGCGCCCTCGACCGCGGCGTGCTGCTGGTCACCAGCCGGCGGGCCCTCGTCGGCCTGGAGTCCGCCAAGCACCTGACGCTGGACGTCCTGACCGCCGGTGAGTCCGAGCGCCTGCTCGCCGACGCGGTCGGGGAGCGCATCACCGACGATCCCTCGGCCGCGGGCGGGATCGTCCGGCTCTGCGGTCGGCTGCCCCTGGCCCTGCGGGTGGCGGGCGCGGCACTGGGCGCGCGTCCGCACTGGTCGGCGGCGACCCTGCGGGAGCGGCTCGCCGACGAGCATCACTCCCTCGACCTGCTGTCCGTCGGCGATCTGGACGTGCGGGCCGCCCTGCTGGTCGGCTACCGCGAGATCGGCGCGGCCGAGCAGCGGGCCTTCCGGCTGCTCTCGCTCGCTCCCGAACCCGGCTTCACCCTGTGGGCGGCCGCCGCACTGCTGGGCGGACGTCCA
This genomic interval from Streptacidiphilus rugosus AM-16 contains the following:
- a CDS encoding luciferase domain-containing protein, whose protein sequence is MHSLNRPEPDTASEGRPAGGLDLRGLHLPQREGRPPLVSTRGRVEQITQSAPADLQRVLLQMAAALPGVRIGPSLVCLPGTRACHLSHSLAAGPAQAFFAGTEFGHLHPVYDGSLHLMLPAPVAEQVIATGWGAASEPEGSVLVFAPRDEAEVEIVWQLLLTAYRHAASAQTRRPGHDGPDRP
- a CDS encoding AfsA-related hotdog domain-containing protein produces the protein MTQTQISRPAPALTYHLAHRPDTLEGLMNGTTAALPQEFGLSLSLPEDHPLYTDGDSRHHDLHVPVEVLRRSALFVAHRYFRVPAERPVVFAATEIEAAPVDAWRRGAGAGPAHLELDLVLEPADVVGGVPRGLECRAALRIDGADSGSAAARLVFLMPKVYQNHRRRGRALSSADGETSGSASSAAFLTGVPAPVEAGRVGRADPANVVVGDCEEGPNDTLVLQVAAEPGHPVYAEGAPDHVPSVVLLEASRQTSLLHAATLGGFSPADSVLTRWSASFQGFAEPDLPLTCTSTGGCATRDAQGRPVREFVLHFAQGARRIGVIRTSVLQLC
- a CDS encoding AfsR/SARP family transcriptional regulator, whose product is MRPRTPTAAKVRVLLATFLVRKGEVVSTEALIDELWGDEPPRTVTTTLQVYISQLRTLLSGGADGMAPRDGVLQTQPPGYRLTVGPDELDLTRFEALAASGRRAYERGDHEEARSWLREALGLWTGAALSGVPHGSLLSAAAVHLEESRLSALELRIAAELRIGLHRELTAELLALAAEHPYRETLHGHVMVALYRSERQSDALQAFRDLRSALIDELGVEPGPGLTRLHERILRSDPGLAWHGTDRGAGRAPVFWLPPAAPELVGRDRVLATADRLLTGKGDVAPTRTLAVSGRSGVGKTAFVVELARRHGDHFPDGQVLVRLRDADNRSLDPAAVALAVLRRVESARLLAEADVDVEADAQRELGRALRGRRLLLILDDVVSEEQVHPVAGALDRGVLLVTSRRALVGLESAKHLTLDVLTAGESERLLADAVGERITDDPSAAGGIVRLCGRLPLALRVAGAALGARPHWSAATLRERLADEHHSLDLLSVGDLDVRAALLVGYREIGAAEQRAFRLLSLAPEPGFTLWAAAALLGGRPGPTERLLERLVEARLLEVSAPGHQGAPRYAYHRLLRALAREQLAATETERQRAAAGDRLARAYLALARHADRLLLPGRTPLRGRPADPDSPDALHDVEGAPIDAARIVGPSPARWFQEESTGLRDAIRHAYAAGRRQLVCSLVEAFGGFLEASARTQEWAELLDLARHAAERADDGHGRAGARLALGDLAWQQRRTAEAAAHYAEARRLYEDLDDPSGIARCLIGSGDTALSDGDVALAERCYTAAAGYEPDRRTAIDIDRGLALVDLMSGRAEDALRRFQDFSLAAEHFGDQRWSRFGQRSVVRILEHLVDWYNSQRHPAPSAVELRPGVWLLRSPAGVGVPS